Proteins encoded by one window of Cloeon dipterum chromosome 4, ieCloDipt1.1, whole genome shotgun sequence:
- the LOC135943687 gene encoding N-acetylglucosamine-1-phosphotransferase subunit gamma-like, translating into MIFIFTAFIIASTITLTENTRVSMKVIGLPINQIENVPIGDDIKWPNNSNEINNEWSSTVMPANYSGPPHLKQLMGHCFSLTDQKYKYNFCPFQNFTQEEVTPAVSIKKYKGVLGVWGEWELAGYDNKLTAMKYVQGDKCDDKLNRSSTVVLQCKNDTFGELSEIKEPSRCQYEAKFSTQLVCHNHSLLIYPWLTGAAKREWDEIYTSYINEHIPATDLKLSLKYLFIKSGLLLKPKTQLRQAPVTVKPKSSLNLCDIKMIQLRTEVRSLREVNTWLTAEMKKLMQDDDWK; encoded by the exons atgattttcattttcactgCTTTCATTATTGCCTCCACCATCACTCTAACTGAAAATACTAGAGTTTCGATGAAAGTCATTGGTCTGCCTATAAATCAAATTGA aAATGTTCCTATTGGAGATGACATCAAGTGGCCTAATAACTCGAACGAAATTAACAATGAATGGTCGAGTACTGTCATGCCTGCAAATTACTCCGGCCCTCCTCATTTAAAACAGTTGATGGGACACTGTTTTTCTCTTACGGACCAAAA gtacaaatataatttctgtccctttcaaaatttcacacaaGAGGAAGTAACACCTGCtgtctcaattaaaaaatacaaaggaGTATTGgg GGTCTGGGGTGAATGGGAATTAGCAGGCTACGATAATAAATTGACGGCTATGAAATATGTACAAGGAGACAAGTGTGATGACAAATTGAATCGATCATCTACT gttgtACTGCAGTGTAAAAATGATACTTTTGGCGAGTTGAGCGAAATCAAAGAACCAAGTCGGTGCCAATATGAAGCTAAATTCTCGACCCAACTTGTGTGCCACAATCATTCTTTATTGATTTACCCTTGGCTAACTGGAGCCGCCAAAAGGGAGTGGGACGAGATTTACACTAGCTACATCAACGAGCACATCCCCGCGACG GATCTAAAATtgagcttaaaatatttgttcattaAATCGGGACTGCTGCTGAAGCCGAAAACCCAACTGCGACAGGCGCCGGTCACAGTCAAGCCGAAGAGCTCCCTAAACCtctgtgatattaaaatgattcaGCTGAGAACAGAGGTGCGGAGCCTCCGAGAGGTAAACACCTGGCTGACGGCTGAAATGAAGAAACTGATGCAAGATGatgattggaaataa